One segment of Planktothrix sp. FACHB-1365 DNA contains the following:
- the rpsB gene encoding 30S ribosomal protein S2 — translation MAVISLAEMLESGVHFGHQTRRWNPKMSPYIYTERNGVHIIDLVQTAELMEEAYDYVRSSSEQGKKFLFVGTKRQAAGIIAQEAARCGGYYVNQRWLGGMLTNWATIKTRVERLKTLEDRDKSGYFDYLPKKEASVLRRELTKLRKYLGGIKAMRRVPDVVILVDQRREYNAVMECRKLDIPIVSLLDTNCDPDLADIHIPANDDAIRSIKLIVGKLADAIYEGRHGQLDAGIAEYDDEVYEDEYEDDEEIEDLDDLDSDSDSEE, via the coding sequence ATGGCCGTTATTAGTTTGGCAGAAATGCTGGAGTCTGGAGTTCATTTTGGACATCAGACTCGCCGTTGGAACCCAAAAATGTCTCCTTATATCTACACAGAGCGTAATGGGGTTCATATTATTGATTTGGTTCAAACCGCAGAACTGATGGAGGAAGCTTATGATTATGTCAGAAGTTCCTCTGAACAAGGGAAAAAGTTTTTGTTTGTGGGAACCAAACGCCAAGCGGCTGGAATTATTGCTCAGGAAGCAGCACGCTGTGGTGGATATTATGTTAACCAACGCTGGTTAGGGGGAATGCTCACCAACTGGGCTACCATTAAAACTCGGGTTGAACGTCTGAAAACTTTAGAAGACCGAGATAAAAGTGGTTATTTTGATTATCTTCCTAAAAAAGAAGCCTCGGTTTTACGTCGAGAATTGACAAAATTGCGGAAATATTTAGGCGGAATTAAAGCGATGCGTCGCGTTCCCGATGTGGTGATTTTAGTTGACCAACGCCGGGAATATAACGCCGTGATGGAATGTCGCAAATTAGATATTCCCATTGTGTCTTTATTAGATACCAATTGTGATCCTGATTTAGCCGATATTCATATTCCTGCTAATGATGACGCTATTCGTTCAATTAAATTGATTGTCGGTAAATTAGCCGATGCAATTTATGAAGGACGTCATGGTCAATTAGATGCTGGCATCGCTGAATACGATGACGAGGTTTATGAAGACGAGTATGAAGATGATGAAGAAATCGAGGATCTCGATGATTTAGATTCCGATAGCGATTCGGAAGAGTAA
- the tsf gene encoding translation elongation factor Ts, with translation MAEISAKLVKELRDKTGAGMMDCKKALAENDGDITKSIEWLRQKGISSADKKNARSATEGLVGSYIHTGGRVGVMVEVNCETDFVARRDEFKTLVQNIAMQIAACPNVEYVGVADIPESIVAKEKEIEMKRDDLGNKPDNIKEKIVQGRIDKRLQEMALLDQPYIRDQNITVAELVKQSIALLGENIKIRRFARFVLGEGLEKEEKNFADEVAEQMGKA, from the coding sequence ATGGCGGAAATTTCAGCAAAACTGGTTAAGGAACTGCGCGATAAAACAGGCGCAGGGATGATGGACTGCAAGAAAGCCCTGGCAGAAAATGATGGAGATATTACTAAATCCATCGAATGGTTACGTCAAAAAGGGATTAGTTCTGCGGATAAAAAAAATGCTCGCAGTGCCACTGAAGGCTTAGTGGGAAGTTATATTCACACGGGCGGACGGGTTGGCGTCATGGTTGAAGTCAACTGTGAAACTGACTTTGTGGCCCGTCGGGATGAATTTAAAACATTAGTACAAAATATTGCCATGCAAATTGCGGCTTGTCCTAATGTGGAGTATGTTGGCGTGGCGGATATTCCTGAATCAATTGTCGCTAAAGAAAAAGAAATTGAAATGAAGCGGGATGATTTAGGCAATAAACCCGACAATATTAAGGAAAAAATTGTTCAAGGTCGCATTGACAAACGCCTTCAAGAAATGGCTTTATTAGATCAACCTTATATCCGTGATCAAAATATTACGGTGGCTGAGTTGGTTAAACAAAGCATTGCTCTGTTAGGGGAAAATATTAAAATTCGTCGCTTTGCTCGGTTTGTTCTGGGTGAAGGCTTGGAGAAAGAAGAGAAGAATTTTGCAGATGAAGTGGCGGAACAAATGGGTAAAGCCTAA